From the genome of Bacteroides sp. MSB163, one region includes:
- a CDS encoding TldD/PmbA family protein, with translation MITDNNKKLAQWAMDFALKNGCQAAKVVLYANSNTSFELRDAKMDRLQQASESGMGINVYVDGRYGNYSTNRLDKKELETFIKNGIESTRYLAPDEFRVLADPARYYTGGRPDLQMFDDKIFGINPDDKVALARAAAGEVMGKNDRIISVETSYSDGENASYRLMSNGFEGESKSTWYSVSASVAIKGEGEARPSDYWYGSSLFYDKLPKTDIGSVALERVLRKLGQKKAKSGKYTMVVDPINSGRMLSPVLSALYGSSLQQKNSFLIDKLDQKVFSDKLTVIDDPHVIGANGSRYFDNEGVATEHRPIFENGVLKTYFFDTYNAKKMGVAPTISGPSRLVLTPGDKDLNGLIADVANGILVTGLNGGNSNSNTGDFSYGIEGFLIENGKLTQPVNEMNVTGNFLTLWNSLAAIGNDARTDRSWLVPSLVFEGVDFSGL, from the coding sequence ATGATAACAGATAATAATAAAAAACTGGCTCAATGGGCGATGGATTTCGCTCTGAAGAATGGTTGTCAGGCAGCCAAAGTTGTATTGTATGCCAATTCAAACACTTCTTTCGAATTGCGTGATGCTAAGATGGATCGTCTGCAACAGGCTTCTGAAAGTGGAATGGGAATCAACGTGTATGTAGACGGACGTTACGGTAATTATTCTACCAACCGTCTGGATAAGAAAGAACTTGAAACATTTATCAAGAATGGTATCGAGTCCACCCGTTATCTGGCTCCGGATGAGTTCCGTGTATTGGCAGATCCCGCCCGCTATTATACAGGTGGGAGACCCGATTTGCAGATGTTCGATGATAAGATCTTCGGTATCAATCCGGATGATAAAGTAGCTTTGGCCCGTGCTGCCGCTGGAGAAGTTATGGGTAAGAATGACCGTATCATCTCAGTAGAGACCTCATACAGTGATGGTGAGAATGCTTCTTACCGTCTGATGAGTAATGGTTTTGAGGGTGAGTCCAAATCAACCTGGTATTCAGTTTCTGCCAGTGTAGCCATCAAAGGTGAGGGTGAAGCCCGTCCGTCTGATTATTGGTATGGAAGCTCCCTATTCTATGATAAATTGCCTAAAACGGATATTGGCTCAGTGGCACTGGAACGTGTATTGCGTAAATTGGGACAGAAGAAAGCTAAGTCTGGTAAATACACAATGGTGGTTGATCCGATAAATTCGGGACGTATGCTAAGCCCGGTATTGAGTGCTCTTTATGGTTCCTCTTTGCAGCAAAAGAACTCTTTCCTTATTGATAAACTGGATCAGAAAGTATTCTCTGATAAGCTGACCGTAATAGATGATCCGCACGTGATAGGTGCCAATGGTTCACGTTATTTTGACAACGAAGGTGTGGCAACGGAACATCGTCCGATCTTTGAGAATGGTGTGTTGAAGACTTACTTCTTTGATACTTATAATGCCAAGAAGATGGGGGTAGCTCCTACTATTAGCGGTCCGTCGCGTCTGGTACTTACTCCGGGTGATAAAGATCTTAATGGTTTAATTGCTGATGTAGCGAATGGTATCCTTGTTACCGGTTTGAATGGTGGTAACAGCAATAGCAACACAGGTGACTTCTCTTACGGTATCGAAGGATTCCTTATTGAGAATGGTAAGTTGACGCAGCCTGTCAATGAAATGAATGTTACCGGAAACTTCCTGACGTTGTGGAACTCGTTGGCGGCTATCGGTAATGATGCTCGTACGGATCGTAGCTGGCTGGTTCCTTCATTAGTGTTTGAAGGAGTTGACTTCAGTGGACTTTAA